The Deltaproteobacteria bacterium genomic sequence GACCGCGCGCTGCACCGAGCTCACCCATGGAGAGGCCACGCTGTACGCGTGGTTCTTCAACAAGGGCCTGCCGCATCGGTTCGACTGGCGCTCCTGGATCACCTGAGCCAGACGCGCTTACCTTCCAGAACTCTCTCGACGCTGGGCCTGATTGCGAGCTGCTCAAGGTCGGGTGCGACAGGCAGGTTCCCCTTCCCAGCCGCTACGGCGGAGAGGGAAGGGGGCGGCCCGGTGGGGTTGCGATGACGCAGGTTGCCTGGCGTCGAAGGGCCGCTTTGAACGGGTTCTCTCCCTTCATGGACACTGCTGGGACCGACAGGCCATCCGAGTCACTTGCTACTGCGTGGCCTCGACCTCGAGGCCTTCATCCGCCGAAGCCGACGGCAGCTCGACATCCGGCTGGGGCAGCGTGAGCAGCGCGGCCTCGAGCAGGTGCTTGGCCTGCTTCATGGCCGGCTCCAGTCGAATCGCGGCCAGGCGCACGGCATCGCGCGCGCTCTCGGCCTCGTCGCCCTCGAGCGGCGGCGCGGTCAGCGCGGCTTCCCACGCGGCCAGCCGCGCGTTCACCTCGTCCACGAGCGGCTGCACGAAGCGCGCGTCGTCATCCGCGAGCATGCGCGCGACGTACGAGGTCTTCAGCCGGCGATCGAAGTCGGCCTGGAAGCCGCGGACGATGTCGGGCTTGGGCTTGCGCAGCGCCGCGAACTTCTGGTGCGGAAAGAGCGCCTCGAGCAGCGGCGCGCGCCGGCCGAGCTGGTAGGAGATGCCGGCCCAGAGCCGCTCGAGCGCGTCGGCCCAAGCGTTCTGAGGCGCACGCGCGAACATCTCGCGCTCTGACTCGAGCTCCGGCAAGCGCTGCGCGGCCTGCAGCGGCGCGACCATGGCCTCGAGCCGCTCGACGAGGATCGCGTGGGCGTCGTTGAGCCAGGCCTTCTCGCGCGCGAAGCCCTTGAGGCCGATCGCCTCGCGGACGCGCCGGTCGATCTTGTCGGCGAGGGACTGGCCCTGCACGGAGAGCCGGTAGTGCTCGAGGATGCCGTCGCTCATGAAACAGGGTTGTTGCAATCCCCGAGATCGGCGTCAAGTGCCCAGGATCTCAGGGCGCCTGGGCCTCGGGCCTTTCGCACCCGAACGGGCTACACTGACTCCATGCCCCAGTACCGGCTGCAGACCGTGCTCGAGATGCGCGAGCGCGCGGAGGAGGCCGCCAAAGAGGCCTTCGCCGCGGCCATGCGGGCGCTGACGGAGGAGCAGAAGCGCCAGAAAGACATGGAGGAAGACCTCGCCCGCCGCAAGGTGGAGCGCGCTCAGAAGGTCGCCGCGTACCTGCAGGACGCGCTCTCCAAGGGTTCAGCCGCCAACGCCATGCAGAACATGAACCGCTTCGACCAGCGGCTCCGCGACGAAGAGGCGCAACTCGCCCTCGACATCGAGAGACAAAAAGAGGTGGTGGCCCAGAAGCAGAAGGAGGCCGACGAGAAGCGCGGCGAGCTGGCCGAGGCGAGCAAAGAGAAGAAGGCCATCGAGAAGCACAAGGAGAAGTGGAGCGCCCAGGTGAAGCACGAGCGCGAGGCCAAGGAAGAGCTCAACCAGGACGAGGTCGGCAGCGCGCTCCACCTGGCCCGCCAGCGCGACGCCGCCCGGCGTCACGGCTCCGACGATTGACGCGAGCGGCCCTCCCGGGTCGAGACCTGCATGCGGATCGACGACGACAGCGCAGAGCGGGCCCAGCAGGAGGCGCGCGCCCAGGATCGCAAGCTCCAGGAGCAGGCGCAGAAGCGCAAGGTCGATGAGGCCACCGCGTTCGACAAGGCCATGCAGGGCAAGCAGACCTCTGCCCAGGTCCAGAAGAGCTTCGCCCAGGCGCAGAAGCAGGAGGCCAAGAGCGCGATCCAGTCGCTGCTCCAGGCCCAGAAGGACACCACCGCCGAAGGCAAGATGGAGGGCCGGCTGGAGCACGCCGAGGTCGAGTCCCTCGCCGACGACGCGCACCACACCGAGCAGGCCACCGACCAGCAGAAGCTCCAGCGCGGCGCCGCGGGTCGAAAGGACGTGGATCGCAAGACCGGGCGCATGGTCGAGAGCGGCCGGGGTGAAGACCAGCACGTCCAGGGCGGCATGACCGAGCGCGCCCAGGCCAGCCAG encodes the following:
- a CDS encoding flagellar assembly protein FliH, coding for MPQYRLQTVLEMRERAEEAAKEAFAAAMRALTEEQKRQKDMEEDLARRKVERAQKVAAYLQDALSKGSAANAMQNMNRFDQRLRDEEAQLALDIERQKEVVAQKQKEADEKRGELAEASKEKKAIEKHKEKWSAQVKHEREAKEELNQDEVGSALHLARQRDAARRHGSDD